Proteins from one candidate division KSB1 bacterium genomic window:
- a CDS encoding glycoside hydrolase family 92 protein, which translates to MLLGASLWNQCLNRIVVSTPHYDKIVFYSALHRALRTPMPAFEAFPDVKFCLQSSPMLTALSELVAPGQIPAGIIAEMPVVSKPLFLQTDSLLFLTTDSLLHAPYSYLFNGDSARTFRYLSNIRSRFTHERDGLPTADHGRVSAWLVWQMLGLYPLDPDHFLIQPPVFRDIRIRVEPALFRIQTKFGDSPLPVIRKAVLNDKLIQPHIPIRKIKTGGRLRLVCF; encoded by the coding sequence ATGCTGCTCGGCGCATCGCTCTGGAATCAATGTCTGAACCGGATTGTGGTCAGTACGCCGCACTATGATAAAATCGTATTTTACAGCGCGCTTCACCGGGCCTTGCGCACACCGATGCCCGCATTCGAAGCATTTCCCGACGTTAAATTCTGTCTACAGTCATCCCCCATGCTGACCGCTTTATCTGAACTCGTTGCGCCCGGCCAAATTCCGGCTGGGATCATCGCAGAAATGCCTGTCGTTTCAAAACCTCTGTTCCTGCAGACAGATTCCCTGCTATTTTTAACAACAGATTCTCTTTTGCATGCGCCTTATTCGTATCTTTTCAACGGAGACAGCGCCCGGACATTTCGTTATCTCTCCAATATCCGGAGCCGGTTTACACATGAACGCGATGGATTACCGACAGCCGACCACGGCCGGGTCTCCGCCTGGCTGGTGTGGCAGATGCTGGGTCTGTATCCGCTTGATCCGGATCACTTTTTGATTCAGCCGCCGGTGTTCAGGGATATCCGTATCCGGGTCGAGCCCGCGTTGTTCAGGATTCAAACAAAATTCGGCGATTCTCCATTACCTGTCATTCGCAAAGCTGTTCTGAATGATAAATTGATTCAGCCCCACATCCCGATCCGGAAGATCAAAACAGGCGGACGTTTAAGGTTGGTTTGTTTTTGA
- a CDS encoding type II toxin-antitoxin system VapC family toxin — translation MGVVNTAPDTFNISIVKAELIYGVWKSAKPKENLEKCNDFINHFISLPFDDRAAEDNEMIRYHLESKGKPIGPNDMLIAAIALSNHITLVTNNTREFCRVKDLNLKDWGI, via the coding sequence ATAGGTGTTGTCAACACAGCCCCAGATACTTTCAATATCTCAATCGTAAAAGCAGAACTGATTTATGGTGTCTGGAAAAGTGCAAAGCCCAAAGAAAACCTTGAGAAATGTAATGACTTTATAAACCATTTTATTTCACTGCCCTTTGATGATAGAGCGGCTGAAGATAATGAAATGATCAGATATCATTTGGAAAGCAAAGGGAAACCTATAGGTCCAAATGACATGTTAATAGCAGCTATTGCTCTATCTAACCATATTACATTGGTTACTAACAATACACGTGAATTCTGCAGAGTAAAAGATCTCAATTTAAAAGACTGGGGAATTTGA
- a CDS encoding SNF2-related protein, which yields MFDACVDLNPHQIEASLFAIESPLSQGAILADEVGLGKTIEAGLLLCQYWAERKRKLLIICPASLLKAMEQ from the coding sequence TTGTTTGATGCGTGTGTCGATTTAAATCCGCATCAGATTGAGGCGTCTTTATTCGCGATTGAATCGCCGTTATCCCAGGGCGCTATATTAGCGGATGAAGTCGGCTTGGGAAAAACCATCGAAGCGGGGCTGCTGCTGTGTCAGTATTGGGCGGAGCGCAAACGCAAATTGCTGATTATCTGTCCGGCGTCGCTGCTAAAAGCAATGGAGCAATGA
- a CDS encoding SNF2-related protein → MRKSFRSAAIQRAEEENKDPFDEKQVYLMSIHFAARYSIRLRTVDWDLVVIDEAHKLRNVFRKKNKMAQSIKWALQPFKKILLTATPIQNSLLELFGLAMLIDEHYFGDVDSFRRQFINTAGGIDELRRRITVFCHRTRREQVTEYIRYTRRRSITTPFYPTDEEQRLYDRITEFIHRKDSYSIPSEQRHLMILVLRKILASSRIATAGERQKTMLGCLLDPARHFGSERDPAAFIREESLDDDLLEAYDELPEESEEAGNRSRFIWIKRSKNCKALSIWLKRFLWIPNPSLVKALDIAFHELEQMGARRKVVVFTESRRTQEHLAALLRSRGFRDTVVTFNGTNTDPASQQTQLVWLDKNRDTGKSSGSKAVDMRWALAARFPRKRRNIYCH, encoded by the coding sequence TTGAGAAAATCATTCCGATCAGCAGCAATTCAGCGCGCTGAAGAGGAGAACAAAGATCCCTTTGATGAAAAGCAGGTCTATCTGATGTCCATTCATTTTGCCGCGCGCTATAGCATCCGGCTTCGCACGGTGGACTGGGATCTGGTGGTGATTGACGAAGCGCACAAGCTGCGCAATGTATTCCGGAAAAAGAACAAAATGGCCCAGAGTATCAAATGGGCGCTGCAGCCATTCAAAAAGATACTGCTGACCGCTACGCCGATACAGAATTCACTTTTAGAATTGTTCGGGCTGGCCATGCTGATCGATGAACATTATTTCGGGGATGTGGATTCTTTCCGCAGGCAATTCATTAATACAGCGGGCGGGATAGATGAACTGCGCCGGCGTATTACCGTTTTTTGTCACCGCACCCGGCGTGAACAGGTCACCGAGTATATTCGCTATACCCGGCGCCGGTCTATTACAACCCCGTTTTATCCCACGGACGAAGAGCAGCGCCTGTATGACCGGATCACGGAATTCATTCACCGCAAAGACAGTTATTCCATCCCGTCCGAGCAGCGGCATCTGATGATCCTGGTGCTGCGAAAAATACTGGCGTCTTCCCGTATTGCCACCGCAGGCGAACGGCAAAAGACCATGCTGGGTTGTTTGCTCGACCCTGCGAGGCATTTTGGCTCCGAACGCGATCCTGCAGCGTTTATTCGTGAGGAAAGTCTGGACGACGATTTACTGGAAGCGTACGACGAGTTGCCGGAAGAATCCGAAGAAGCTGGAAATCGATCCCGCTTTATTTGGATAAAGAGATCAAAGAACTGCAAAGCCTTATCCATCTGGCTGAAACGATTTCTGTGGATACCAAATCCGAGTCTTGTTAAGGCGCTTGATATTGCCTTTCATGAACTCGAGCAAATGGGCGCTCGTCGCAAGGTGGTGGTTTTTACGGAATCGCGGCGTACACAGGAGCATCTGGCCGCATTGCTGCGCAGCAGGGGATTCCGGGATACAGTGGTCACCTTTAACGGCACCAACACCGATCCGGCATCGCAGCAGACCCAATTGGTATGGCTGGACAAAAACAGAGATACCGGCAAAAGCAGCGGCTCCAAAGCGGTTGATATGCGCTGGGCGTTGGCGGCACGATTTCCGCGAAAAAGGCGAAATATTTATTGCCACTGA
- a CDS encoding helicase-related protein — translation MICAGRWRHDFREKGEIFIATEAAAEGINLQFASLLINYDLPWNPQRIEQRIGRCHRYGQQFDVVISSTKINETDCRVYELLDEKLNRSNGAFRNFR, via the coding sequence TTGATATGCGCTGGGCGTTGGCGGCACGATTTCCGCGAAAAAGGCGAAATATTTATTGCCACTGAAGCTGCAGCAGAGGGAATTAATCTGCAGTTTGCATCGCTGCTCATCAATTACGATCTGCCCTGGAATCCTCAGCGCATCGAGCAGCGGATCGGCCGTTGCCACCGATACGGGCAGCAGTTTGATGTGGTGATTTCCTCAACAAAAATCAATGAAACCGACTGCCGGGTGTACGAGCTTTTGGATGAAAAGCTGAATAGATCGAATGGCGCGTTCCGGAACTTCAGATGA
- a CDS encoding T9SS type A sorting domain-containing protein: protein MEPFYFEKPLNIILPYKQDLLNELGIRAEELGLFFFTGTGSYTDAGIQNVVVDTVANRIYAQVVHFSTLVVRKQQMQTAAHESVMSGLPQQYRLEQNYPNPFNPSTRIQFSLKQSADVTIRVYDILGREISTLVSRKFQAGQYTAEWNGMNNTGKMTASGVYIYTLSIDGKTVAARRMLLLK from the coding sequence GTGGAACCGTTTTATTTTGAAAAACCGCTCAATATTATTCTTCCATACAAACAGGACCTGCTGAATGAACTGGGTATCCGTGCGGAAGAATTGGGTCTGTTTTTCTTTACCGGCACCGGGAGCTATACAGATGCAGGAATCCAAAATGTGGTTGTGGATACGGTGGCCAATCGTATTTACGCCCAGGTTGTTCATTTTAGCACGCTGGTTGTGCGCAAACAACAGATGCAAACCGCTGCCCATGAATCTGTTATGAGCGGTCTGCCGCAACAGTATCGGCTTGAGCAGAATTATCCGAATCCATTCAATCCATCGACCCGAATTCAGTTCAGTCTCAAACAATCTGCAGATGTAACCATACGGGTTTATGACATCCTGGGACGCGAAATCTCAACGCTTGTGAGTCGCAAATTCCAGGCTGGACAGTATACTGCAGAATGGAATGGCATGAACAATACGGGCAAAATGACCGCCAGTGGCGTTTATATATACACATTGTCCATTGATGGCAAAACAGTAGCGGCGCGACGCATGCTCTTGTTAAAGTAA
- a CDS encoding thymidine phosphorylase, which translates to MDIQEIITQKQNGKALSSEQIEYFIQEYAQNKIPDYQAAAWLTAVYLKGMNPQETSDLTRAMLHSGGHMDFRKVSGPKIDKHSTGGVGDKISLILAPLAAAAGIRVPMISGRGLGHSGGTLDKLESIPGLQTNLSIDEFYRLVEEIGVAMIGQTPKIVPADRKLYALRDATSTVESIPLITASILSKKLAEDLDGLVLDIKVGRGAFMKNTKQAKKLADLLIKTAAENDLATTALLTRMDQPLGYMTGNWLEILEVIDCLKGEGPQDIMQVTRELALHMLLMGRIVTDSQQGYELLTELIESGKALDKFKQMIHAQNGALDVIEHPSSYPQAEHIESIKAEKDGYISDIDDEKLVRPWLSWAADAVQ; encoded by the coding sequence ATGGATATTCAGGAAATCATCACACAAAAACAAAACGGCAAGGCACTCAGCAGTGAACAAATTGAATACTTTATCCAAGAGTACGCCCAAAACAAAATTCCTGATTATCAGGCAGCAGCGTGGCTGACTGCAGTCTATTTGAAAGGCATGAATCCACAGGAAACAAGCGACTTGACCCGGGCGATGCTGCACTCGGGCGGGCATATGGATTTTCGCAAAGTTTCCGGACCCAAAATTGACAAACACAGCACCGGCGGAGTCGGGGATAAAATTTCATTAATTTTGGCGCCTCTGGCCGCTGCAGCCGGAATCCGGGTCCCCATGATATCCGGACGTGGTCTGGGACACAGCGGCGGTACGCTGGATAAACTGGAATCCATTCCGGGTTTGCAAACGAATCTGAGTATCGATGAGTTTTACCGTTTGGTCGAAGAAATCGGTGTGGCCATGATCGGACAAACCCCAAAGATCGTACCGGCAGACCGCAAACTGTATGCACTTCGTGACGCCACTTCTACGGTCGAGTCTATTCCTCTTATAACAGCCAGTATCCTGAGCAAAAAGCTGGCAGAAGATCTGGATGGTCTGGTTCTGGATATCAAAGTCGGACGCGGCGCCTTTATGAAGAATACAAAGCAGGCAAAAAAACTGGCAGATTTGCTTATCAAAACCGCTGCAGAAAACGATTTGGCAACCACAGCGCTCCTGACACGCATGGATCAACCCCTGGGATATATGACAGGGAATTGGCTGGAAATACTCGAAGTTATTGACTGTCTGAAAGGCGAAGGGCCGCAGGATATTATGCAAGTGACCCGTGAACTGGCGCTGCACATGCTCTTGATGGGGCGTATCGTGACTGATTCTCAGCAGGGATACGAACTATTAACAGAACTCATAGAAAGCGGCAAAGCTTTGGACAAATTCAAACAAATGATACACGCACAAAACGGCGCTCTGGACGTGATTGAACATCCCTCATCCTATCCCCAGGCGGAACACATCGAATCTATAAAAGCGGAAAAAGACGGCTACATAAGCGATATTGATGACGAAAAATTGGTCAGGCCGTGGTTAAGCTGGGCGGCGGACGCCGTTCAATAG
- a CDS encoding glycosyltransferase family protein, producing MNIVYYITGHGYGHAIRAFEIIKALLEYPDISQITIKTTAPEWLFKPKPDARFCYIKNELDFGCIQSDSFYIDKKQTLARYAELLEQKSVLVNKETEFLKSQNINLILSDITPFAFDAAQRAGINSAAIGNFSWDWIYTQWLAEFPQYEFVVNDIRASYSKADILYRLPFHGDLSAFSKSIDTPLVGRRSNLAPEFVRDQIFKQISADTKLVFLGLRTTDLLGIDWDQLESGKHFTYLSQNRDIPGSGIINIQNSFEFYDLLSACDAVITKPGYSMVSEVIINKVPTLYVPRYDNIEDQPLIKGLEDYAVSRELPPLDFKTGNWHPHLETLFSKPNRWPRIKDDGASFIAETIMEGV from the coding sequence GTGAATATTGTCTATTATATAACAGGGCATGGTTACGGTCATGCAATTCGTGCCTTTGAAATCATAAAGGCTCTGCTCGAATATCCCGACATTTCCCAAATCACGATCAAAACAACTGCACCGGAATGGCTCTTCAAGCCGAAACCCGATGCACGATTTTGTTATATTAAGAATGAACTCGATTTTGGCTGCATCCAATCGGACAGTTTTTATATAGACAAAAAGCAAACTTTGGCAAGATACGCTGAACTCCTGGAACAGAAATCGGTTCTTGTAAATAAAGAAACAGAGTTTCTTAAATCACAAAACATCAATCTGATACTCTCGGATATTACCCCGTTTGCATTTGATGCGGCCCAGCGTGCAGGTATAAATTCTGCCGCTATCGGCAATTTCTCATGGGACTGGATATATACTCAATGGCTTGCCGAATTCCCGCAATATGAATTCGTCGTTAACGATATCCGGGCGTCTTATTCAAAAGCAGACATTTTATATCGTCTGCCATTTCATGGAGACCTGTCTGCCTTTTCCAAAAGCATCGATACGCCGCTCGTAGGGCGTCGATCCAACCTTGCGCCGGAATTCGTTCGCGATCAGATCTTTAAACAGATTTCTGCGGACACAAAACTTGTTTTTTTAGGATTGCGCACGACCGATCTGCTCGGTATCGACTGGGATCAATTGGAGTCCGGAAAGCATTTTACATATTTATCACAGAATCGCGACATCCCCGGCAGCGGTATCATCAATATTCAAAACTCGTTTGAATTTTACGATTTATTATCCGCATGCGATGCAGTGATCACAAAACCGGGCTACAGCATGGTATCCGAAGTCATTATCAATAAAGTTCCAACGCTGTACGTACCCCGATATGATAACATTGAAGATCAGCCTCTAATAAAAGGACTCGAGGATTATGCTGTGAGCCGGGAACTGCCGCCTTTAGATTTTAAAACCGGGAACTGGCATCCACATCTCGAGACTTTGTTTTCCAAACCGAATCGATGGCCTCGTATAAAAGATGACGGCGCCTCGTTTATCGCAGAGACAATTATGGAAGGAGTGTGA
- a CDS encoding oligopeptide transporter, OPT family, with the protein MEPTKTSLPENAYRPLKEGEEYIPVVPADKPLPEITPWSLTWGLLFSAIFSMAAAYLGLKIGQVFEAAIPIAILAVGLSVFFKRKNTLSENVIIQSIGAASGVVVAGAIFTIPAIYILQLDAKFYQIFLSSLFGGFLGILFLIPFRKYFVQDMHGKFPFPEATATTEVLVAGESGGDQAKILLKAMAIGGIYDFIVGTFHWWSEVFTSRAIPLLTGVADKAKLVFRLNIGAAVMGLGYIVGLKYAAIIAAGSFVSWFVFIPIISYFGQHVDIIVGSTAIGMIRDMSAEQIFATYVRHIGIGGIACAGILGILKSSKIIGGALKLAWVEIVGGKVKEVEGASAVRTDRDIPMGLVGGLVAGLAVLIFVFFFAGVVNTVWHAVVGLLIVLIVSFLFTTVAARAIAIVGTNPVSGMTLMTLILSSVILVKAGLSGPTGMVSALVIGGVVCTALSMAGGFITDLKIGYWLGTTPLNQERYKFLGTLVAAASVGLVIMMLNETYGFVGKGALVAPQANAMAAVIKPLMSNQPAWMLYIVGAIFALILQMIGISPLAFALGMYIPLELNTPILAGGIISHLVIKSTKNEKLSAKRRERGTLIASGFIAGGAIMGVLSAFLKFVKFDELSWIQPIITTHWAESDAGEILGLIFFLVICFYMYYDSKKAKSESVS; encoded by the coding sequence ATGGAACCCACCAAAACTTCTCTTCCGGAGAATGCATACCGGCCGCTCAAAGAGGGAGAAGAGTATATTCCGGTTGTTCCGGCTGATAAACCTCTGCCGGAAATCACTCCCTGGTCCTTGACCTGGGGACTGTTGTTTTCAGCAATTTTTTCAATGGCAGCAGCTTATCTGGGATTGAAAATCGGTCAGGTCTTTGAAGCAGCGATTCCCATCGCGATTCTGGCCGTCGGTTTGTCTGTTTTTTTCAAACGTAAAAACACCTTGTCTGAGAATGTCATCATTCAATCCATTGGTGCTGCCTCCGGTGTTGTGGTCGCCGGCGCCATTTTTACCATCCCTGCCATCTATATTCTGCAGCTGGATGCCAAATTTTACCAAATTTTTCTCTCGTCTCTGTTCGGCGGTTTTCTGGGTATTCTTTTTCTGATCCCGTTCCGCAAGTATTTTGTTCAGGACATGCATGGTAAATTTCCGTTTCCGGAAGCCACCGCCACCACTGAGGTCCTGGTTGCCGGGGAATCCGGTGGAGACCAGGCAAAAATCCTGTTAAAAGCCATGGCCATCGGCGGGATTTACGATTTTATCGTCGGTACCTTTCACTGGTGGTCAGAAGTATTTACCAGCCGCGCTATCCCGCTGCTCACCGGTGTGGCGGATAAGGCCAAACTTGTTTTCCGGTTAAATATCGGCGCTGCTGTCATGGGATTGGGCTATATCGTGGGCCTGAAATACGCCGCTATAATTGCAGCCGGCTCGTTTGTGTCCTGGTTTGTATTTATCCCCATCATCTCTTATTTCGGCCAGCACGTTGATATCATCGTCGGCTCGACAGCTATCGGCATGATCAGGGATATGTCCGCCGAACAAATATTCGCGACGTATGTCCGCCATATCGGTATCGGCGGTATTGCCTGCGCGGGAATACTTGGAATTTTAAAATCATCAAAAATTATCGGCGGTGCGCTCAAATTAGCATGGGTTGAAATCGTCGGTGGCAAAGTCAAAGAAGTGGAAGGCGCATCCGCCGTACGCACGGATCGTGATATCCCGATGGGGCTGGTCGGCGGTCTGGTTGCCGGACTTGCTGTTCTGATATTTGTATTCTTTTTTGCCGGTGTCGTCAACACGGTCTGGCATGCCGTTGTTGGTCTACTCATCGTGCTGATCGTATCCTTTTTATTCACCACCGTCGCCGCCCGGGCCATTGCAATTGTAGGCACCAACCCGGTATCCGGGATGACTCTGATGACGCTGATTTTGTCATCAGTCATTTTGGTCAAAGCCGGACTCTCCGGTCCCACAGGGATGGTTTCCGCACTTGTAATAGGCGGCGTGGTATGTACGGCATTGTCCATGGCCGGAGGTTTTATCACCGATTTAAAAATCGGATACTGGCTGGGCACCACCCCGCTCAATCAGGAACGCTACAAATTTTTAGGAACCCTGGTTGCTGCTGCATCTGTGGGACTGGTTATCATGATGCTGAACGAAACGTACGGGTTTGTGGGCAAAGGCGCACTGGTTGCTCCGCAGGCCAACGCCATGGCCGCTGTGATCAAACCATTGATGTCAAATCAGCCCGCCTGGATGTTGTATATCGTCGGTGCGATATTCGCATTGATTCTGCAAATGATTGGAATATCACCGCTGGCGTTTGCTCTGGGAATGTATATACCTCTTGAGCTCAACACCCCCATACTTGCCGGCGGCATCATTTCACATCTGGTCATTAAAAGCACAAAAAATGAAAAACTTTCTGCAAAACGCCGGGAACGCGGTACATTAATCGCATCCGGATTCATCGCTGGCGGTGCGATTATGGGCGTTTTATCCGCCTTTTTAAAATTTGTCAAGTTTGATGAGCTCAGCTGGATTCAACCCATTATTACCACCCATTGGGCCGAAAGCGATGCCGGTGAAATTTTGGGTCTGATCTTTTTTCTGGTCATTTGTTTCTATATGTATTATGACTCAAAGAAAGCAAAATCTGAATCCGTGTCATAA
- a CDS encoding metallophosphoesterase: MYVAILADSHDNLPQLEKAVTWCNKHEIEHVLHAGDLIAPFVYRVMKKLEMPYTIVFGNNDGERTGLSNTFKGNIFPPPHSLQLDDKKIAMLHEPDSLEDLIKTGQYDLIVYGHTHAIDIQTEKNPLIINPGEIGGWLNGRSTMAVWNTQNNNVQIIDLNV, translated from the coding sequence ATGTATGTCGCCATTCTCGCTGACAGTCACGATAATCTTCCGCAACTCGAAAAAGCCGTGACATGGTGTAATAAACATGAGATTGAACATGTCCTGCACGCCGGGGACCTGATCGCGCCGTTTGTTTATCGGGTCATGAAAAAACTCGAGATGCCGTACACAATTGTGTTCGGAAATAATGATGGCGAACGCACCGGCTTGTCCAATACCTTCAAGGGAAATATTTTCCCCCCTCCGCATAGCCTGCAGCTCGATGACAAAAAAATTGCGATGCTGCATGAACCGGACTCCCTGGAAGATCTGATAAAAACAGGACAATATGATCTCATCGTCTATGGCCACACACACGCAATCGATATCCAGACCGAAAAGAACCCCCTGATTATCAATCCCGGGGAGATCGGTGGCTGGCTCAACGGCCGCAGTACGATGGCAGTATGGAACACTCAAAACAATAATGTTCAAATTATTGACCTGAATGTTTAA
- the greA gene encoding transcription elongation factor GreA, translated as MKAMYLSKEQFEKLNKELKQLKSVDRKQVINDIEEARDHGDLKENAEYAAAKERQALIEAKIARLEDTLSRARVITQEMQKNPVVRIGSRVKVLDTQHEEEIEYELVPSAEFITSELDAISIDSPVGKALVGKKVKDSVEIQVPAGTITYKVLDIK; from the coding sequence ATGAAGGCAATGTATTTGTCAAAGGAACAGTTTGAAAAATTGAACAAGGAACTCAAGCAGCTGAAAAGTGTGGATCGGAAGCAGGTGATCAATGATATCGAAGAAGCTCGTGATCACGGTGATTTGAAAGAAAACGCCGAATATGCGGCCGCCAAAGAACGTCAGGCATTAATTGAGGCTAAAATCGCTCGTCTGGAAGATACATTGTCGCGCGCCCGGGTTATAACTCAGGAGATGCAGAAAAATCCGGTTGTTCGGATTGGAAGCCGGGTTAAGGTACTTGATACGCAGCATGAAGAAGAAATAGAATACGAACTGGTGCCTTCGGCTGAATTTATCACCAGTGAATTGGATGCCATTTCTATTGATTCTCCGGTCGGAAAAGCTCTGGTTGGAAAAAAAGTTAAAGATTCTGTAGAAATCCAGGTTCCTGCCGGAACCATCACTTATAAAGTCCTGGATATCAAATAA
- a CDS encoding hydrolase, producing MNRHPKLLNPDYSLLLVIDIQEKLFRVMPDSVKIADRAERLLEGCKVLGIPLWYTEQYPKGLGPTIEQLAVHCHDAPRFEKTGFSICMNADLVHALKTSSFRQIVLVGIETHVCVLQSAFDLKHNGFQVCVVRDAVGSRFDIDHSTALQRMQQEKITVTTSESVLFEWLVKAGTEKFKKLSALIK from the coding sequence ATGAATCGACATCCAAAATTACTTAACCCGGATTATTCGCTGCTCCTTGTCATTGATATACAGGAAAAGCTGTTTCGTGTCATGCCGGATTCTGTGAAAATTGCCGATAGAGCAGAGCGGCTCCTTGAAGGCTGCAAGGTTTTGGGTATTCCATTGTGGTACACAGAACAATATCCAAAAGGTCTCGGGCCGACCATCGAGCAGCTTGCGGTTCATTGTCATGATGCCCCGCGATTCGAAAAAACCGGTTTTTCCATCTGTATGAATGCTGATCTGGTTCATGCATTAAAAACCAGTTCGTTCAGACAAATCGTTTTGGTTGGTATCGAAACGCATGTCTGTGTTTTGCAATCGGCTTTTGATTTAAAGCATAATGGATTTCAGGTCTGTGTGGTAAGAGATGCTGTTGGTTCACGTTTCGACATTGATCACTCTACCGCGTTGCAGAGAATGCAGCAGGAAAAGATTACGGTGACCACCAGTGAATCAGTTCTTTTCGAATGGCTGGTAAAAGCGGGTACGGAAAAATTTAAAAAATTATCCGCTCTGATCAAATAG
- the trxB gene encoding thioredoxin-disulfide reductase, translated as MKKVIIIGSGPAGLTAAIYAARANMEPLVISGTDRGGQVTLTDDLENYPGFPEGIGGMEMYQKFEEQAQKFGATVLYEDVTRVDLKGDIKRVETANEKYETQTVIIATGSDPRKLDVPGEKELTGKGVSYCATCDGFFFKDKHVAVIGGGDSALDEGLFLTRFADKVTIIHRRDQLRADPILQERAFKNEKVDFIWDTVVEEIVGDQGVSHLKLRNKKTDELTDFDVDGVFIFIGHIPNTDLFEGQVDLNESGTVKTNERTHTNIRGVFACGDVQDDIYRQAITAAGSGCKSAMEAEKMVAESE; from the coding sequence ATGAAAAAAGTGATTATCATTGGCTCCGGTCCGGCCGGACTCACGGCGGCAATCTATGCTGCCCGCGCCAATATGGAGCCCCTCGTCATATCCGGGACGGATCGGGGCGGACAGGTTACGTTAACTGATGATTTGGAAAACTATCCGGGTTTTCCGGAAGGGATTGGCGGAATGGAGATGTATCAGAAATTCGAAGAGCAGGCACAAAAATTCGGTGCAACTGTACTGTACGAAGATGTAACCAGGGTTGATCTCAAGGGTGATATTAAAAGAGTAGAAACAGCCAACGAAAAATATGAAACCCAAACGGTGATCATTGCCACAGGATCGGACCCGCGAAAACTGGATGTTCCCGGGGAGAAAGAATTGACGGGAAAGGGCGTGTCCTATTGCGCAACGTGTGATGGTTTCTTTTTTAAAGACAAGCACGTAGCAGTCATTGGGGGGGGAGATAGCGCCCTGGATGAGGGATTGTTTCTTACTCGCTTTGCCGACAAGGTGACCATCATACACCGCCGTGATCAGCTGCGCGCTGATCCGATACTGCAGGAACGTGCTTTCAAGAATGAAAAAGTGGATTTTATTTGGGATACCGTGGTTGAGGAAATTGTCGGAGATCAGGGAGTTTCACATTTAAAACTGCGAAACAAGAAAACGGACGAGTTGACTGATTTTGACGTGGACGGTGTTTTTATTTTTATCGGTCATATTCCCAATACGGATTTGTTTGAGGGGCAGGTTGATTTGAACGAATCCGGAACCGTCAAAACCAATGAACGAACCCATACCAACATACGGGGTGTTTTTGCCTGTGGTGATGTGCAGGATGATATCTATCGTCAGGCCATAACAGCTGCGGGAAGCGGGTGCAAATCGGCTATGGAGGCTGAAAAGATGGTGGCTGAAAGCGAATAG
- the cysC gene encoding adenylyl-sulfate kinase: protein MTEQKATNITWHQADIYKADREKLIKQKGVVIWFTGLSGSGKSTLAHAVEKKLYSNGNLTYVLDGDNIRHGLNKNLGFSPEDREENIRRIGEVASLFADSGLITMTAFISPYRKDRDKARELRPDGEFIEVFVKVPLDVAEERDPKGLYKKARSGEIKEFTGISAPYEEPESPEIEIDTSKLDLEQSADKVVNYLLDKGIVKIA from the coding sequence ATGACTGAACAAAAAGCAACCAATATTACCTGGCATCAAGCGGATATTTATAAAGCAGACCGGGAAAAATTAATAAAGCAAAAAGGTGTTGTGATCTGGTTTACCGGTCTCTCCGGGTCTGGAAAATCAACCCTTGCACATGCCGTCGAGAAAAAATTATACTCGAACGGGAATCTGACCTATGTTCTTGATGGTGATAATATTCGTCATGGTCTCAACAAGAATTTAGGATTCAGCCCGGAAGACCGTGAAGAAAATATACGCCGGATTGGGGAAGTGGCTTCTTTGTTTGCGGACAGCGGTCTGATCACCATGACAGCATTTATTTCCCCTTACCGGAAAGACAGAGACAAAGCGCGCGAGTTGCGTCCTGATGGCGAGTTTATAGAAGTATTTGTCAAGGTACCGCTTGATGTGGCTGAGGAGCGTGATCCCAAAGGACTTTATAAAAAAGCCAGGTCCGGAGAGATCAAAGAATTTACCGGTATCTCTGCGCCGTATGAAGAACCGGAAAGTCCCGAGATCGAAATTGACACATCCAAACTGGATTTGGAACAAAGCGCTGATAAAGTCGTTAATTACTTGCTCGATAAGGGCATTGTAAAGATTGCTTAA